The DNA window GCACCGGTGGCAACTGCACCGGTGCGATGGGAGAAACGGGGGGTGTTGCGGCCGGCTGTCCGAGTGCCTCGGGAGTGGTCTCGGCGGTGAGCTTGGCTCCCAGCGGATCCACCGACTGCGCGGTGTCGGCCAGGATGATGACCATCACCCGGCGGTTGCGGTTGCGACCGGCCGCGCTGCTGTTGTCTTCGCGCGGACGGAACTGGCCGTAACCGACCATTGCCAGCCGGGCCGGCTGCAGGCCCTGGTCGGCGAACAGGTGCACCACGCTGGCGGCGCGTGCGGCCGACAGTTCCCAGTTCGAGGGGAACAGCGCTGTAGCGATCGGCACGTCATCGGTGTGGCCTTCCACGCGCACGCCGTTGGGCGCGTCGCGCAGGACCTCGGCCAGGCTGGACAAGGTCTGGCGGGCGTGTACGTCCAGCGAGGCCGAGCCAGTGGTGAACAGGATGTCGCTGTTGATTTCGACCTCGATCCACAGTTCGGTGCGGCGCACGGTGATCATGCCGCGGTCGATCAGCGGGGCCAGTGTCGCGGTCAGCCGGTCGGCGATGCCGTTGAGCTGCTGCTCGGCACGTCGGATCTGTTCCTGGTCGTGCACCGACACCGGCATGCGCATCTGCGACGCCATCGCCGGCAGCAGGGTGGGGTCGTTGGAGGGGGCTGGCGCGGAAGGGCCGATGCGGTTGCCGGCCTTGATCACGTTGGGGCTGTCCCAGCCACCGCCCTGTACCTGCTGGTTGCCGACCTGCACCGGGTTGATGGTGCGCGGTGCGCCGCCGAAGGCGGTGGTCAGCGCATCGGCCATGACCCGGTACTTGCCTTCGTTGATGGACGAAATGGCGTACATCACCACGAAGAAGGCAAGCAGCAGCGTCATGAGGTCGGCGTAGGGGATCGCCCAGGCCTCATGGTTTGCATGCTCTTCGTGGGCTTTGCGGCGCGCCATGTCAGTGCAGGAACCCGGACAGGTTGGTTTCGATGTTGCGCGGGTTCTCACCCTGGGCAATGGAGATCAACCCTTCGATGATCATTTCGCGGTCGCGCGAGTTGTGATGGATCACGCTCTTGAGCTTGGCCGAAATCGGCAGGAACAGCAGGTTGGCCGAGGCGATGCCGTAGATGGTGGCGGTGAACGCGGCGGCGATGCCGTGGCCGAGCTTGCTCGGGTCGGCGAGGTTCTTCATCACCGCGATCAGGCCCAGTACTGCACCGATGATGCCGAGGGTGGGGGCATAGATGCCCATGCCTTCGAACACCTTGGAGGCGGCCAGGTCCTGGCTTTCCTGGTTGCTGAGTTCGATTTCCAGCATGTGCCGGATGGACTCGGGCTCGACGCCGTCGACCAGCAGCTGCAGGCCCTTGCGCAGGAACGGGTCGTCCTGCGCATCAACCTGCGCTTCCAGGCCGAGCAGGCCTTGGCGGCGGGCGATGTTGCTCCACTCCACGATCTGGCGGATCAGATCCTGGCGGTCACTGCCGGGCGGACGCACGATCCAGCGCACGATTTTGAAGGCGTGTTTGAACAC is part of the Stenotrophomonas oahuensis genome and encodes:
- the motD gene encoding flagellar motor protein MotD; amino-acid sequence: MARRKAHEEHANHEAWAIPYADLMTLLLAFFVVMYAISSINEGKYRVMADALTTAFGGAPRTINPVQVGNQQVQGGGWDSPNVIKAGNRIGPSAPAPSNDPTLLPAMASQMRMPVSVHDQEQIRRAEQQLNGIADRLTATLAPLIDRGMITVRRTELWIEVEINSDILFTTGSASLDVHARQTLSSLAEVLRDAPNGVRVEGHTDDVPIATALFPSNWELSAARAASVVHLFADQGLQPARLAMVGYGQFRPREDNSSAAGRNRNRRVMVIILADTAQSVDPLGAKLTAETTPEALGQPAATPPVSPIAPVQLPPVPAGSRVGAAVPPAMKE
- a CDS encoding flagellar motor protein; the protein is MDRLSLIGLFLALASLVGGSILKGAGLASLWSPAAFVIVIVGTLAAILLHTSPAVFKHAFKIVRWIVRPPGSDRQDLIRQIVEWSNIARRQGLLGLEAQVDAQDDPFLRKGLQLLVDGVEPESIRHMLEIELSNQESQDLAASKVFEGMGIYAPTLGIIGAVLGLIAVMKNLADPSKLGHGIAAAFTATIYGIASANLLFLPISAKLKSVIHHNSRDREMIIEGLISIAQGENPRNIETNLSGFLH